CGCATACAGGAACAACGACCGCGCCAGCCGGTGCTTGAGGCTGCCGGTGGGGTGGCTGGACTCGTCCTTGAAGTACAGGTCGATGCCCGGATAGCCCGGCAGGTCCATGGGAATCAGATGGGTATCGGCCGAACGGTTGAAATCGGCCTCGATCTTCTGGATGGCGGCGGCCACCCACTGGCGCTGCGACATGGGCACGGACGTGATGCGAAAGAGATGCCGATTCTACCGCCGCCAGGCGCACACCCGCGGCAGGCGGTCATCGGGCGGACAGTCGGGAGCCGATGGTATGCTGGCCGCATCTGTTTCCGCCGCGAGCGCCCGTGCTGCATTGCCTGCTCCGCCTGCTGCTGTGCCTATGCCTGGTCGCCAACACGGCCACCGGCGCATGGGCGTCGGTGGGCATGGCCATGCCGGAGATGGCCATGCCGCAACCGGCTGCGCATGGGGCGGGGCATGCGGCAAGCGCCGATGCCATGCCCTGTCATGCGGACATGCCGCCGCCGGCCCCGACCCAGCCCGACCACGCATCCCACCACGCGCACGCGGCCGACTGCTGCAAGCTGGGCAGCTGCGACTGCCTGCACCACTGCAGCCTGGCCTTGCTGACCCTGCCGGCGCTACCTGCCGGCCTGCCCGGCCGCCCGGCACTGCCGGCAATTCCGGCCGACGGGCGTGGCAGCCCGGTGCCCGAACAGCCGGTTCGACCTCCCATCGGCTGAGCGCAGCCGACACCACGGCGGCGCTTGGTGCCGGGTACGTGGCGCGGTCGCGGGGATCTTCCCGCCCCCGCGTGTTCACCCCCCGCGTGCCGCGTCGTCCATGCCCTGCGCCGTTTCGTGCGGATGTGTTGGCTGCCCTGATCGCTCTTCGCCCTGCATCGATGGATGCGGGATTTCTCAGCGATGCGTTGCGTCTGCCGGTGCGGTGGGCGCACCGGAGGTGTCATGTCGTCCGATACGCCTGTCTTCACCCCAACCGCCAACCACCGAATCAGCCGGCGTCGTTTCGTGCAGGGCCTGGCCCTGGGCGGTGTTGCCGCCGCCGGCCTGTGGCGTGGCGATGCGCGCGCTGCTGGCGCGCTGGCCACGCCGGTGCTGCGCGGCAGCAGCCAGTCGCTGCAGATCGGCCAGCGGCCGGTCAATTTCACCGGGCGCACGCGCCCTGCCATCACCGTCAACCAGAGCCTGCCGGCGCCGATCCTGCGCTGGCGCGAGGGCGACACGGTCAGCGTGCGTGTGCGCAACACCCTGCCCGACCAACCCACCTCGCTGCATTGGCACGGACTTCTACTGCCGGCCAACATGGACGGCGTGCC
The window above is part of the Xanthomonas campestris pv. badrii genome. Proteins encoded here:
- a CDS encoding CopL family metal-binding regulatory protein, coding for MVCWPHLFPPRAPVLHCLLRLLLCLCLVANTATGAWASVGMAMPEMAMPQPAAHGAGHAASADAMPCHADMPPPAPTQPDHASHHAHAADCCKLGSCDCLHHCSLALLTLPALPAGLPGRPALPAIPADGRGSPVPEQPVRPPIG